From the genome of Bacteroidia bacterium:
TTCTATAGGATATAATTTCTCCGTCAATCCCGATTATATTTTTGAACACACACTTTTTATTAATTATGTTGGTGGCGCACCATTTTTAGTAGATTACAGTTTGAGAATGCACTACAAAGAAAAAATGTTTATTGGTTTGTGTTACATCATGCAAGATGCTATTTCATTACAAGCTGGCGTAACGGTTAAAACAAATTTTCAAGTTAGTTATTCATACGATTTGGTAACTTCGCCACTGCATCTTTACAACAACGGATCGCATGAAATAATGCTTATTTACAGCACCGATTTGAAAAAGAAAAAAGGTACGAATAGCGATTTTCTGAAAAAGAAATACGGGTATCTTTTTTAAGCGTCGAAAAAATAATTTTTCGAATGCGTTTTTTCTCCTTGAAAAAATATTTTTTAGGAAAGATTAAATTTTTCAACTGCCATTTCACACACTGCACTTCCAATTGCCAGCGATGCCGTTGCCGCCGGAGAAGGCGCATTTAAAATATGAATGGCGTTTCCGCGATGTTCAATTTTAAAGTCGTCAATCATTTCACCTTCGGGAGCCAATGCCATTGCGCGAACACCCGCTCTTCCCGGAACAATATCGTCCATTTGCAAATCAGGAATTAGTGTGCGCAAGCGTTTCAAAAAATATTTTTTCGAAAAAGCGCCGCGGTATTCGTCCAAACCGAATTTCATATTCTTGGCAAAAAATTTCCAGGTTCCGCCAAAACTAAATGCTTCGGCAGTATCGCGTAATGAAAAATCTGTTTTTCCGTAACCTTCGCGTTTAAAAACAAAAACCGCATTCGGTCCGCATTCCACGCCACCGTGAATCATTCGTGTAAAATGAACACCCAAAAACGGATATTTCGGATTGGGAACCGGATAAATTAAATTTTTCACTTTGTGCATTCCTTTTTCAGATAAATCAAAATAATCGCCTCTGAAACCAACAATGGCAGCATCTGTTTTCGTGCCTTCTTTTTTCGCGATGCGATCGGATTGCAATCCCGCGCAAGTAATAATATAGCTGCCCGAAAAAATATTTTTTTGAGTGATGACATTTGTGTAATTCTCGTGGTGTTCAAACGCTTTTACTTCTTCTCCTGTCAAAACTTTACTTCCCGGAAATTTATTTTCGATTAATTCTCTGTATTTTCGAGTAACTTCGGAGTAATCAATGATTCCGGTGCAAGGGACCCAAATTCCTTCGATGCCTTCGCAAAAAGGTTCAATCTCTTTTATCTTGTCGCGATTTATTTTTTCGATTCCTTCTACATCGTTTGCCAAACCGTTATTGAAAACTTTGTTCATATGCGCCAATTCCGATTGATGCGTTGCCACAATTAATTTTCCGCAGATGTCGTGTGCAATTTTATGTTCCTTCGCGAAAGCAACCAATTCACGTCTTCCATCCACACAATTTTTTGCTTTATACGAACCTGGTTTGTAATAAATTCCGGAATGAATAACGCCCGAATTATGCCCGGTTTGATGTGCAGCTACTTCTTTTTCTTTTTCAAGAACAAGAATTTTTTTTTGAGGAAATTTTAAATTGATTTTATAAGCCGAAGCCAAACCAACAATTCCTCCGCCTACAATAATGATGTCGTATTTATTTTCCACTGAAAAAATATTTTTGCAAAATTAAAATAATTTTATGGATTGTTATCCACGATTTATAGCCCACGATTTAAATCGTGGGCTAATAGAAATAAAATATTGAAATAACCGTTTAAACGGTTTAACAAACACGTCTAGAAATGTCGCATTCATATAACAAAATAGGACTTCATGTTATTTTTGCTACTAAATTTCGTATCCCATTAATTAGTTCTTTTGTTGAAATAAAAATATATAGCTATATGCGCCAACAATTGATAGATAATGGTTGTACTGTCAGAATTATTAATGGTATGCCTGATCATATTCATTTGTTGTTTTTACAAAATCCTAAAATGGCTATTTCAGATATATTTACAATCAAAAAGCACATCATTCAAAAAAAGCTTTTAGTAAAGAATACGAAGAGTTTATTGTAGTAAATGGGTTCTTAAAAGAAGATGAGTAACGACGATCTCAGTAACAAGTGCTCAAAGATGTAAAGGTTCCTATTTGTTTAAAATGTGTGATTTATGTAACTTTCCTTCTTAGTTATGTAAGAATATTGATTTGTTATTGCTCAGCTTTGTCGAAATAATAATTGGTATTAAAATATCTGGTATTTCGACTTCTCTACTTTTATCAAAATTAAAATAGATATTGTGAAAGAATCTCGGGTGGGCTTGGTAAATAATACGTATCTTGATAAAAACGCAAATTAATAACTCTCAAATTTGAAACTCTACATTAAAAATATGGTCAGCCTTCGCTGTAAGATGCTGGTCAAAGAAGAGTTGAAAAAACTCGGACTTCATTTTATTATTGTTGATTTAGGTGAAATCGAAATCATGGAAACTATTTCTGCTGAATTGCGAGAGGATTTGAATATCGCCTTACTTAAATCAGGTTTGGAGCTGATGGACGACAAAAAAGCGATTTTGATTGAAAAAGTAAAAAATCTAATTATCGAGATGATTCATCATTCAGATGATTTGCCGGAAGTGAATTATTCGGATTACATAAGTGAAAAATTAAAATACGATTATACTTATTTGTCCAATATTTTTTCGGAAGTGAAAGGCATAACCATACAGCAATTTATCATTATTCATAAAATTGAAAGAGTAAAAGAATTTTTGCTGTACGATGAACTTAATCTCACGGAAATATCCTATAAATTGCATTACAGCAGTGTAGCACATTTGTCTAATCAATTCAAAAAAATCACAGGATTTTCTCCCTCTCACTTTAAACAGTTAAAAGAGAAAAGGCAAAATACAATTGAAGAAATTGGGAATTCGACGTTATAAGAAAATAGAATGGAGAAACTAAAAAGAGAAAAATCTGAGTACGGTAGAAGTTTGATGGAAGCAAGTTTAGATTCTTTATTTGTGGTAAATCCCATTGGTAAGATTTTAGATGTAAACGAAGTTACGCTGAAGACTACAGAAAAATTGAGGGACGAGATTATTGGTACCGACTTTTTAAAATATTTTACTGAACCCGAAAAAGCACGAAAAGCTTACGAACAAATATTTGCCAAAGGGATTATAAAAAATTATTCACTTACCATAAAAGATGGAAAAGAAACTCCTGTATTGTGTAATGGTTCGGTTTTTAAAGACAACAAAGGAAATGTAGAAGGAGTTGTGATTACTATCAGAGATATTACGGTTAGAAAAGCCGATGAGTTAATCATTGCCAACAAAGAATTAGCATTTCAAAACGAAGAAAAAGGAAAACGTGCCGATGAGTTAATCATTGCCAACAAAGAACTAGCATTTCAAAACGAAGAAAAAGGAAAACGTGCCGATGAGTTAATCGTTGCCAACAAAGAACTTGCTTTTCAAAATGATGAAAAAGAAAAACGTGCAGCAGAATTAGTTATTGCTGACGTAGAACTTCTTTTTCAAAACAAAGAAAAAGAAAGAAGAGAAATTGCAAATAAAGAATTGGAAGCATTTAGTTATGTTGCAAAATTAGCTTCTCAATATTCACTTAGTCTTATAGAAGCCAGTCGTGATCCATTGGTTACCATCAATACGAAAGGTAAAATTACGGATATGAATGAAGCAACGGCAAATATTACAGGACTAACTCGCAAAGAGCTTACAGGTACAGATTTCTTTAATTATTTTACGGAACCACAAAAGGCTCGTGAGGTGTATCAGGAAGTTTTTGCGAAAGGTTCAGTTGCCGATTCTCCATTAACACTTCGTCATAAAGATGGGAAACTTACCGATGTATTATTTAACGGTTCTGTCTATAAAGATGACAAAGGCAATGTATTAGGTGTGGTAATTGTTGCGAGAGATGTTACCGACCAAAAAAGAATTGCAACCGAATTATTGGAAGCAAAAATATTCGCCGAGTTAGCTACAGAAATTGCTGAAGAAGCAAAACGTAAAGCAGAAAGCGCTACTCGTATTGCAGAAGATGCGGTAAAAGCGAAGCAGCAATTTTTGTCGAATATGAGTCATGAAATTCGTACACCTATGAATGCCATTATTGGTTTTACTAAAGTGGTATTGAAAACAGATTTATCGTCCAAACAAAAAGAATATTTATCGGCAATAAAAGTGAGCGGTGATGCTTTAGTTGTGCTTATTAACGACATACTTGATTTGGCAAAAGTAGATGCTGGAAAAATGAACTTCGAGCACATTCCTTTTAAATTGGCATCGTCTATTTCCGCTATGTTGCATTTGTTTGAAACTAAAATTCAGGAAAAAAATTTAGAATTAGTTAAGGAGTACGATACTAATATTCCCGACGTATTGGCGGGTGACCCTGTGCGCCTGCATCAAATTATTTTAAACTTGGTAAGCAATGCCGTAAAGTTTACAACTGAAGGAAAAATAACAGTGAGTGTTCGTTTAGTATATGAAGACAATGAAAAAATAAAAGTAGAATTTGCCGTTAAAGACACAGGAATTGGAATAACGGAAAATAAAATAAAAAATATTTTTGAAAATTTTCAACAAGCAACCAGTGGCACGTCCAGATTATATGGAGGAACGGGTTTAGGACTTGCCATTGTTAAACAACTGGTAGAACCGCAGGGAGGTACTATACGTGTGGAAAGTAAAATGGGCGAAGGCTCTACATTTAGTTTTATATTGCCTTTTTTAAAAACAAATGCAGCAGCTGAATTAGAAAACAACTTAGTGGAATTAGATACTGACGTTAAGAACATAAAAGTATTGGTGGTTGAAGACATTGCGCTTAATCAATTATTAATGAAAACGCTGTTTGATGATTTTGGTTTTGAACCAGACATTGCAGATAATGGAAAAATAGCGATTGAAAAACTAAAGACACAATCGTACGATATTATTTTGATGGATTTGCAAATGCCCGAAATGAATGGCTTTGAGGCAACTGAATACATCCGAAATAAAATGAATTTAAAAATTCCAATAATTGCTTTAACAGCCGATGTAACTACGGTTGATTTAGCAAAGTGCAAAGCCGTTGGTATGAATGATTATATTTCAAAGCCTGTTGACGAAAGGATATTATACAATAAAATAATTAGCTCGGTAAGAAAAACGATATCTATAAAACAGGATGATCAAAAAGAGAACAAGAGCAAAAAAACAAAATGTATAGACTTAAATTATTTAACCCATCGTACCAAATCTAATCCAACATTGATGATGGAAATGATATCGCTTTATTTAGAACAAACACCGCCACTGATTAGTGCCATGAAAACGAGTTTGCAAAATAAAGATTGGAATTTATTACAAGCTTCAGTGCACAAAATGATTCCCTCTTTTTCAATTATGGGCATCAGTGCAGACTTTGAAAATATGGCAAAAAAAGTACATGAATATGCCCGCAATCAGCAACAAGCAGATAACATATCTGATTTGGTTTTGCAGCTCGAAAATATATGCACGCAAGCATGTCTTGAATTGGAAGAAGAATTTAATATAATTAAAAACAAAAAAGAATGAAAAACAATAATAAAATAAACCTTTTTTTGGTAGATGACGATGCGGTGTTTTTAAAATCACTTGAAATTGAGTTTTTAGAACATGCTGATTTTAATATTGAAATGTTTGCAACGGGGGAACTTTGCATAGAGAACTTAGCGCACAATCCAGATGTAATTATTTTAGATTACCACTTGGATGGCATTGATAAAAATGCAATAAACGGAATAGAAACACTGGATAAAATAAAAGAATTTAATCCGAATATTCCTGTTATCATGCTGTCCTCTCAAGATAAAATTAATGTGGCTGTTAACTGTATGCACCATAAAGCAACTGATTATGTGGTAAAAAGTGAAACTGCTTTCATACGTCTGAAAAAGATTATTACCACAGTTCTACGACAACAAGAAACGGAAAAGCAATTGAATTGGTACATAGAAAGGATGTAACTTCTTTTTTATTTTTTCATTCTCCTTTCATCTGTATTGATCCCGTGAATTATGCAAATCATTTACAAGATTGTGTAACGCTTACGTATAGAAACATCGGCACCTTTGTATCGTAATAATTCAGTTACAAAATAAATCCTAAAAAAATGACAACTACATCAAATCCAGTTAAAGCAGAGAACCAAAAAGGATCTACTACTGAAAATCAAAAAGGTATTGAAAACCACAAAGAGATTGCATCTCATTGTGAAGCAGCAGCAAAAAATCACTTGGAAGCGGCAAAGTGCCATACAGAAGGAAACCACGAAAAAGCTGCCCAGTGTACAATTAAAGCGCAAGGACACATTCATCTTGCAAGTAAAGGACAAAGACAAGATGCAAAGCATCATGCACTGAATAACTAAATTTCCGTTAGTTCTTAAAAAAGCACTGTGTTATAACATGGTGCTTTTTTTATTCAAAGTCATTGCAAAATTTGAAACGACAAATCTGTGAATAATGTAACTTATATCCGATTTTGTGTAATACTTCTATAAATAAAGTAGCGCACTTTTGCTTCGTAATTATTTTTAACCATTTAAACACTTACAAACTATGAAAAAATTATCCTCATCTATTCTTTTATTTATTGGTGCAAGCATTTTGCTTTCTTCTTGTGGCAACCGATTAATCTCCATAACAAAGCGCCACTATAGAAGTGGATATTATGTTGATAATGTTTACAAGAAATCAACAGTAACGCAGCAAGCAAAAAAGCCTGTTTATACGAAACAAATGTTGGCTGTTTCACCACAAGTTATTGCGCCGATAGTTGTGAAAGTTGACAGAGGAAATGCGGTGATGCCAATTGCGGTTAAAAAACAAAACGTAAGACTCGTAACGGCTACAAACAGCAAACCAGTTGTAAATCCACATGTGCTATCTACAAATATGCCTGAGATTGTTTCTGCGAATATCCCGAAAGTTAAAACAATGCGTGAACGTTTAGATCAAGGAGATAATTATTCAAGCAATGCGCGTAGTCTTTTTTGGCTGGTCATTACGATATTGCTAATTCTATGGCTATTGGCGATTCTTTCTGGTGGTTGGGGATTGGGAGGATTGGTAAATGTACTTCTTGTTATCGCCTTAGTATTATTTATTCTGTGGCTCTTTCGTTTGATATAGATTTTTAGTACGCAACGTAAAGTTCCGGTTAAAAAAAGTATTTCTTAAAAAATAAT
Proteins encoded in this window:
- the lhgO gene encoding L-2-hydroxyglutarate oxidase produces the protein MENKYDIIIVGGGIVGLASAYKINLKFPQKKILVLEKEKEVAAHQTGHNSGVIHSGIYYKPGSYKAKNCVDGRRELVAFAKEHKIAHDICGKLIVATHQSELAHMNKVFNNGLANDVEGIEKINRDKIKEIEPFCEGIEGIWVPCTGIIDYSEVTRKYRELIENKFPGSKVLTGEEVKAFEHHENYTNVITQKNIFSGSYIITCAGLQSDRIAKKEGTKTDAAIVGFRGDYFDLSEKGMHKVKNLIYPVPNPKYPFLGVHFTRMIHGGVECGPNAVFVFKREGYGKTDFSLRDTAEAFSFGGTWKFFAKNMKFGLDEYRGAFSKKYFLKRLRTLIPDLQMDDIVPGRAGVRAMALAPEGEMIDDFKIEHRGNAIHILNAPSPAATASLAIGSAVCEMAVEKFNLS
- a CDS encoding transposase, which codes for MSHSYNKIGLHVIFATKFRIPLISSFVEIKIYSYMRQQLIDNGCTVRIINGMPDHIHLLFLQNPKMAISDIFTIKKHIIQKKLLVKNTKSLL
- a CDS encoding AraC family transcriptional regulator, which encodes MLVKEELKKLGLHFIIVDLGEIEIMETISAELREDLNIALLKSGLELMDDKKAILIEKVKNLIIEMIHHSDDLPEVNYSDYISEKLKYDYTYLSNIFSEVKGITIQQFIIIHKIERVKEFLLYDELNLTEISYKLHYSSVAHLSNQFKKITGFSPSHFKQLKEKRQNTIEEIGNSTL
- a CDS encoding ATP-binding protein, whose amino-acid sequence is MEKLKREKSEYGRSLMEASLDSLFVVNPIGKILDVNEVTLKTTEKLRDEIIGTDFLKYFTEPEKARKAYEQIFAKGIIKNYSLTIKDGKETPVLCNGSVFKDNKGNVEGVVITIRDITVRKADELIIANKELAFQNEEKGKRADELIIANKELAFQNEEKGKRADELIVANKELAFQNDEKEKRAAELVIADVELLFQNKEKERREIANKELEAFSYVAKLASQYSLSLIEASRDPLVTINTKGKITDMNEATANITGLTRKELTGTDFFNYFTEPQKAREVYQEVFAKGSVADSPLTLRHKDGKLTDVLFNGSVYKDDKGNVLGVVIVARDVTDQKRIATELLEAKIFAELATEIAEEAKRKAESATRIAEDAVKAKQQFLSNMSHEIRTPMNAIIGFTKVVLKTDLSSKQKEYLSAIKVSGDALVVLINDILDLAKVDAGKMNFEHIPFKLASSISAMLHLFETKIQEKNLELVKEYDTNIPDVLAGDPVRLHQIILNLVSNAVKFTTEGKITVSVRLVYEDNEKIKVEFAVKDTGIGITENKIKNIFENFQQATSGTSRLYGGTGLGLAIVKQLVEPQGGTIRVESKMGEGSTFSFILPFLKTNAAAELENNLVELDTDVKNIKVLVVEDIALNQLLMKTLFDDFGFEPDIADNGKIAIEKLKTQSYDIILMDLQMPEMNGFEATEYIRNKMNLKIPIIALTADVTTVDLAKCKAVGMNDYISKPVDERILYNKIISSVRKTISIKQDDQKENKSKKTKCIDLNYLTHRTKSNPTLMMEMISLYLEQTPPLISAMKTSLQNKDWNLLQASVHKMIPSFSIMGISADFENMAKKVHEYARNQQQADNISDLVLQLENICTQACLELEEEFNIIKNKKE
- a CDS encoding response regulator → MKNNNKINLFLVDDDAVFLKSLEIEFLEHADFNIEMFATGELCIENLAHNPDVIILDYHLDGIDKNAINGIETLDKIKEFNPNIPVIMLSSQDKINVAVNCMHHKATDYVVKSETAFIRLKKIITTVLRQQETEKQLNWYIERM
- a CDS encoding DUF5670 family protein → MKKLSSSILLFIGASILLSSCGNRLISITKRHYRSGYYVDNVYKKSTVTQQAKKPVYTKQMLAVSPQVIAPIVVKVDRGNAVMPIAVKKQNVRLVTATNSKPVVNPHVLSTNMPEIVSANIPKVKTMRERLDQGDNYSSNARSLFWLVITILLILWLLAILSGGWGLGGLVNVLLVIALVLFILWLFRLI